The Opitutales bacterium genomic interval CGAGAACGCACTCAAGGAGGCGCTGGATAAAGAAGCTGCTTTCCGTACAGAGTTCCTCAATGCCAAGGCGGAGCGCGAGATGGTGGATCGCTTGCGACAAAAGAAAGAAGACGAGTTTTACGAGGAGATGCGCCGTCGAGAGGAGCTGGAGTTAGAAGAGATAGCGATGACCCGCCACGCGCGGACAGCAGGCTCGCAAGCTTAGGGAACGATGGACATTTTTAGATCATACTGGGTGCTCGCGCTCCTTGCCCTTATCGTGAATGTGGGAACGTTTACCGTGGCCTTCATGAATGGCAAAAGTGCGGTCATGTCTGCCTGGCCGAAACCCGAGCCGGTGCGTGACCCGACACAAAAGTCGCCTCATGTCCCTTTTTGGGATTTTAGCACGACACAGATCGAATCGCTGATCGACGACCTTCAGGCTGAGAAAACACGGTTAGAAGAGCGTGAGATGGCTATCAGCAAGATCGAGACACGGGTTGATGCCGAGCGCCGCGAGGTGGCTCGGCTAAAGCAAGAGATCGAGACCTACCAAGATGAGCTGATAGATCGTATCACTCGGGTGGAGGAGAGCGAGGCGCGTAACCTCAAGACCCTGGCCGATACCTACACGGGTATGCCTCCAGAGATGGTCGTCTCTGTCTTTGAGGAAATGGACGACTATTTCGTCGCAAAACTCCTTTCGCTCATGAACACCGAGACGGTCTCTGGCATCTTCGAGCAGATGGTGGCCCGGGGAAACAACGACCCGGCCAAGGTCCGTCGCGTAGCTTCACTTTCAGAACGTCTCCGACTTTTGGAGAAACAGAAGAAATAATCAGACCCATCTGGGCGACGGGCAAGGAGGCAGGCCGCTCAGCACAATTCAACTTTCCAGGGACGGAAATCTCATGAAACCATTCCATGCAAGGATCTCCCATAGCCGCTCCGGTTGCGCCCAAAATGTCATCCAGCCCTGCATCGTCATCACCGGTAGTCCGGTCGCAGAAGTATGATGCAACGGCTCCTGATACCGAGTCGAGTGCGTCGTTTGAAGATGCGCTTAATTCATTCAAAGACCCCTCAATTGCGTCCGCCACAGACAAATCGCAGACTCGAGTAAGCCGAGGTGGCGGAAGCGGTGCGAAAGAATCTGATTCAATTGATACAGATCCAACTACTGCTAAACAGCGAGCCGCAAAGATCACCGATCAGTCTTCGGATGATAGCGTCAGTTCGAGCGATTTGAAGGGCTGGGTTCAGCAGATTGAGCAGAGCCAACAAGCTAATTCCGAAGAGCTGGAAGCTGTGGTCGCTATGCTCAGTAAGCTTATCGAAACGCAGCCGCAGCTACGTCCCTTTATTCAGCAAGTTGTGGACGGGCTCGATTTGAATGTAATTCAGGCCCAGTCTGTCGCGGGTGTTGAGAAACAGAATGGACTGGCTGAGCTGATTCAGACGCTTCGAGAGTATGTCGAGCCTGCAAAAACACAGCCTCTACTTACGAAATCAGAAAGCGTTGGATCTCAATCCTTGTTTGATAAGCTGCAACACCTGGGTAACCGCGCGGTATCTGTAATAAAGCAGGCCTTGGCTCAAGCCGGCGGAACCACTCAGGTGGGAAGACAGCAAATACAGAATCCAAGCGAAGCTAAGACACAAATTTCTTCAACAGCGAATCCTGCCCTCAAGCAGACGGTGGTGGTTGAGGAATTAGGAACGATTCAGCAAGGCCTGAAAATCGCAACGAACGAAGCTAACAAAGCTATTGAGGGAAAACCAATTAGGGCTCAAGCCAGTCAGCAGACACAGGCTTCTGACCCAAAATCAGAAAATCTGATTCAAGCTCAGGAGAAGCTAAAGGCAGTTCAAGCCCACCAGGCAAAAATGGCCGAAATCCCCACTGTAGAACAGGCGGAAAAAACTGCCAAGAGTGTTTTTGATGCCAATCTTGAGAATTTAAAAAACATTGATGGTCAACAGGTAAAGAAGGGTCAAGGGGTTGAGGGAACACCGAGTGCTAACCAACAATCAATGCGTGATGGTACAGGCAGTAAATTTGGAGAAATCCCCCCTCTTCGTGTCAATGGCAAGGGTGCTTCGGTGATCGAGCAAACGAAGCCGACCCCAAATCGTCTCACAGCTCAGCTGGCGTCAAATTCGTTTCAGTCGATGACGACGCGCCTTACCGATCTTGGGAAAGATACGGAGCATCTTTTCGCCAAAGCTGATGGAAACTCATTGGCCAAGGCAGATGTGGGCAACCTGCTCAATACGCGACAGGTTGCTGAAACCGTCGGGAACAACCGGATAGAGGCTGTAAAGGCTGTTCAAACCGCACTTCAGACCATCCAGGAGACCTCATCCAGTCGGATGCGTTTC includes:
- a CDS encoding flagellar hook-length control protein FliK, encoding MSSSPASSSPVVRSQKYDATAPDTESSASFEDALNSFKDPSIASATDKSQTRVSRGGGSGAKESDSIDTDPTTAKQRAAKITDQSSDDSVSSSDLKGWVQQIEQSQQANSEELEAVVAMLSKLIETQPQLRPFIQQVVDGLDLNVIQAQSVAGVEKQNGLAELIQTLREYVEPAKTQPLLTKSESVGSQSLFDKLQHLGNRAVSVIKQALAQAGGTTQVGRQQIQNPSEAKTQISSTANPALKQTVVVEELGTIQQGLKIATNEANKAIEGKPIRAQASQQTQASDPKSENLIQAQEKLKAVQAHQAKMAEIPTVEQAEKTAKSVFDANLENLKNIDGQQVKKGQGVEGTPSANQQSMRDGTGSKFGEIPPLRVNGKGASVIEQTKPTPNRLTAQLASNSFQSMTTRLTDLGKDTEHLFAKADGNSLAKADVGNLLNTRQVAETVGNNRIEAVKAVQTALQTIQETSSSRMRFSIQVPGGERVDIQMIQRDGGLQVRLATASAELRDTLARNWDSLQNAANNRGVRLMAPVVESLQQPAQQQAFQDRNSGQSSQSQNQQNAGDSNQQQRQPDHPEDRRRGQFGRPQPQNEQEHTSFDDQFSQLTGSQQG